A portion of the Sphingobacteriales bacterium genome contains these proteins:
- a CDS encoding KUP/HAK/KT family potassium transporter, whose amino-acid sequence MGIIFGDIGTSPLYVMKAIIGNNTISKELIMGGASCIFWTLLIITTFKYVYLALKADNQGEGGIFALYGMVKHHPAKWPLIAALIGCSTLIADGFITPPISISSAVEGLDILYPHLPTIPIVLTILLLLFVFQQFGTSAIGKTFGPIMLLWFSAIGTLGMLQILKNPEILNVWNPYYAVHLLTNYPGGFWILGAVFLCTTGAEALYADLGHCGKRNIQASWIFVLSCLILNYLGQSAWCLQHEGEILTIGSPFYAIVPKHLLTYFIILATIATIIASQALISGCFTLVSEAIKQRLWVNLRVDYPAESKGQIYIPAINWLLFTGCIIIIILFRESSNMEAAYGLTITIDMIMTTGLLMLFFRIEKKPLILIAVLGLTFFSIEFIFLLSNMRKFFYGGWFTFFIASISFMLLFFLHRARSIRDGYNQLVNLDDFIPMFNAIIEDKSIPKEATNLVFMSRKSKRTAQVDSNIIYSIFQRNPKRADVYWFIHVDILDYPNEHDKNYYVKTIIPGKVFFVRLEFGFKVKHKVNRLFHKVVEEMILSGEVDELSRYPSMRENNIPADFKFVFVKPILSEDNDLKPRTRLVMNVYEFLTNMSYPPYKDFGLDTSYIEIEATPLNFHLTNKLTLQRKERLE is encoded by the coding sequence ATGGGTATCATCTTTGGTGATATCGGTACTTCCCCGCTTTATGTTATGAAAGCCATTATCGGCAACAATACCATCAGTAAGGAGCTGATTATGGGTGGCGCTTCCTGTATATTCTGGACATTGCTGATTATTACAACGTTCAAATATGTGTACCTCGCCCTAAAGGCGGATAATCAGGGTGAAGGCGGAATATTCGCGTTATACGGAATGGTTAAACACCATCCCGCCAAGTGGCCGTTGATTGCAGCACTGATTGGCTGTTCCACACTGATCGCAGATGGTTTCATCACGCCCCCCATTTCCATCTCTTCAGCGGTAGAAGGTTTGGACATTTTGTATCCACATCTACCAACGATTCCTATTGTATTGACGATCTTATTGTTGTTGTTTGTTTTTCAGCAATTCGGCACAAGCGCCATCGGCAAAACATTCGGCCCCATTATGCTTCTGTGGTTTTCTGCTATTGGCACATTGGGTATGCTGCAAATACTGAAAAATCCGGAAATATTAAATGTCTGGAATCCATACTATGCTGTACACTTGTTGACAAACTATCCCGGCGGATTTTGGATTCTGGGCGCTGTCTTCTTATGTACTACGGGAGCAGAAGCCTTATATGCTGATCTGGGACATTGCGGTAAAAGAAACATACAGGCAAGCTGGATATTTGTATTATCCTGCCTAATCTTAAATTATCTCGGACAATCCGCCTGGTGTTTGCAACACGAAGGAGAGATACTTACTATCGGAAGCCCCTTCTATGCCATCGTGCCGAAACATTTATTGACCTACTTTATCATCCTTGCCACCATAGCGACCATCATAGCCAGTCAGGCTCTGATCAGCGGGTGCTTTACACTGGTCAGCGAGGCCATTAAACAACGTCTGTGGGTCAATTTACGGGTAGATTATCCCGCAGAATCCAAAGGACAGATTTATATTCCGGCTATCAACTGGCTGCTCTTTACAGGGTGCATTATTATCATAATTTTATTCAGAGAATCCAGCAATATGGAAGCCGCCTATGGCCTTACCATCACCATCGATATGATTATGACCACCGGATTGCTGATGTTGTTTTTCCGAATAGAAAAGAAACCGCTTATCCTAATTGCTGTCTTAGGGTTAACTTTTTTTTCGATAGAATTTATTTTCCTGCTGTCCAATATGCGTAAGTTTTTTTATGGTGGCTGGTTCACCTTCTTTATCGCTTCCATCTCTTTCATGTTGCTGTTTTTCCTGCATCGTGCCCGTTCTATCCGGGATGGGTACAATCAGTTGGTGAATCTCGATGATTTTATTCCCATGTTTAATGCCATCATAGAAGACAAAAGCATTCCTAAGGAAGCGACGAATCTGGTATTCATGTCACGAAAGTCAAAAAGAACGGCACAGGTGGATTCCAATATCATTTATTCCATATTTCAGCGAAACCCGAAAAGAGCCGATGTGTACTGGTTCATACACGTTGATATTTTAGACTATCCGAATGAGCATGACAAGAATTATTATGTAAAGACCATCATACCCGGAAAGGTTTTCTTTGTCCGGCTGGAATTTGGGTTCAAAGTAAAACATAAGGTGAACAGGCTCTTCCATAAGGTCGTGGAAGAGATGATTCTAAGCGGAGAAGTGGATGAATTAAGCCGTTATCCTTCGATGAGGGAAAATAATATTCCGGCTGATTTCAAATTTGTATTCGTGAAACCCATACTTTCCGAAGATAATGACCTGAAACCCAGAACCAGGCTGGTGATGAATGTGTATGAATTCCTGACCAATATGAGTTATCCTCCATATAAGGATTTCGGTCTGGACACCTCTTATATTGAAATCGAAGCAACGCCGTTAAATTTTCATTTAACCAATAAACTTACGTTACAACGAAAGGAAAGGCTGGAATAG
- a CDS encoding PA0069 family radical SAM protein produces MHFQNGRGAQSNLTNRYSSLNYDEMEYVEEEGATNVLTKYLEVFPKTIVNPVKSKDVPLDYSMNPYEGCEHGCTYCYARNTHPYWGYNAGLDFERVILVKKNAPDLLRKTLSRRSWRSSPIMLSGNTDCYQPVERKLEITRQLLQILLDHKHPVGIITKNSLIQRDIDIIQEMATLQLVHVIISITTLNEEIRRMMEPRTASAGKRLDTVEVFAKAGIPVMVNIAPVVPGLTDIEIMKIAKAKAAAAAAALGIGYNVLRLPGEVEQVFTDWLEKAFPLRKEKVLNQTKAVHGGQIQDAQSGRRMRGEGVIAHSIKQQVEMARNKFFKGRTIPELRCDLFDPKVNGQISLF; encoded by the coding sequence ATTCATTTTCAAAATGGCCGGGGCGCGCAAAGCAACCTGACGAATCGTTATTCGTCCCTGAATTACGATGAAATGGAGTATGTGGAAGAGGAAGGTGCAACCAACGTTTTAACCAAATATTTGGAGGTTTTTCCAAAAACGATTGTCAATCCGGTAAAGAGCAAGGATGTTCCGTTGGATTATTCGATGAATCCCTATGAGGGTTGTGAGCATGGCTGCACTTACTGTTATGCCCGGAATACACATCCGTATTGGGGCTACAACGCCGGACTCGATTTTGAGCGCGTTATTCTGGTAAAGAAAAACGCACCGGATTTATTGCGCAAGACGCTTTCCAGAAGATCCTGGAGATCGAGTCCTATTATGCTTTCCGGTAATACCGATTGCTATCAGCCTGTAGAACGCAAACTGGAAATAACGAGACAATTGTTGCAAATATTGCTGGATCACAAACATCCCGTCGGTATCATCACCAAGAACAGCCTTATACAGCGGGATATAGATATAATACAGGAGATGGCGACGCTGCAATTGGTGCATGTCATCATCAGCATTACCACGTTGAATGAAGAGATTCGCCGCATGATGGAGCCGCGGACGGCATCTGCCGGAAAGAGATTGGATACCGTGGAGGTTTTTGCCAAAGCCGGAATTCCAGTCATGGTCAATATTGCTCCGGTCGTTCCGGGTTTGACGGATATTGAAATTATGAAAATTGCAAAAGCAAAAGCAGCGGCAGCTGCCGCTGCTCTCGGTATTGGATATAATGTTCTGCGTTTGCCGGGAGAGGTGGAACAGGTATTTACGGACTGGCTGGAGAAAGCATTTCCGTTAAGGAAAGAGAAGGTACTGAATCAGACAAAAGCCGTGCACGGCGGACAGATCCAGGATGCTCAATCCGGAAGACGTATGCGCGGAGAAGGCGTTATTGCGCATTCCATTAAACAACAAGTTGAAATGGCTAGAAATAAATTTTTTAAAGGAAGAACGATTCCGGAGTTAAGATGTGATTTATTTGACCCGAAAGTAAATGGCCAGATTTCCCTGTTTTAG
- the metF gene encoding methylenetetrahydrofolate reductase [NAD(P)H], with amino-acid sequence MKVTDILAQNKDKTLVSFEILPPLKGKSIDSITKILDPLMEFQPPFIDVTYHREEFEYKQTPSGYFEKIAVRKRPGTVGICAAIKYRYNVEAVPHFLCGGFSKEETENALIDLGFLGIQNILALRGDARKLEKKFVPEPDGHAFALDLVEQIANMNAGRYLDNDLINPVKTDFCIGVAGYPEKHFEAANYEQDLLYLKQKIDAGADYIVTQMFFDNKAYFKFVEDCQEMGIHVPIIPGIKPITKMGQLNSIPAAFFINMPEALVKEAKKCKEDAEVKQIGIEWCIEQSKELVKFGVPCLHYYTMGDVKTISAICKELV; translated from the coding sequence ATGAAGGTAACCGACATTTTAGCGCAAAATAAGGATAAAACACTCGTTTCATTTGAGATACTGCCTCCGTTGAAAGGAAAAAGCATCGATTCCATCACCAAGATACTGGACCCTCTGATGGAATTCCAGCCTCCCTTTATTGATGTGACTTATCACAGAGAGGAATTTGAGTATAAACAGACGCCAAGCGGTTATTTTGAAAAAATAGCTGTACGAAAACGTCCGGGAACGGTAGGCATCTGTGCGGCTATCAAATACCGGTACAATGTGGAAGCGGTACCTCATTTTCTGTGCGGTGGGTTCAGCAAGGAAGAAACGGAAAACGCGCTGATAGATTTAGGTTTCTTAGGCATTCAGAATATCCTGGCACTTCGGGGAGATGCCCGTAAGCTGGAGAAAAAATTCGTACCGGAGCCCGACGGGCACGCCTTTGCGCTGGATTTGGTGGAACAGATTGCCAATATGAATGCCGGCAGGTATCTGGACAATGACTTAATCAATCCGGTAAAGACGGATTTTTGCATAGGCGTGGCGGGTTATCCTGAAAAACATTTTGAAGCGGCGAACTACGAACAGGATTTGCTGTACCTCAAACAGAAAATAGACGCCGGTGCTGATTATATCGTTACGCAAATGTTTTTTGACAATAAGGCTTATTTCAAATTTGTAGAGGATTGCCAGGAAATGGGCATTCATGTTCCCATCATTCCGGGTATCAAACCGATTACCAAGATGGGTCAGTTGAACAGCATCCCGGCGGCTTTCTTTATCAATATGCCGGAAGCATTGGTCAAGGAGGCTAAAAAGTGTAAAGAGGATGCGGAGGTAAAACAGATTGGAATTGAATGGTGCATTGAGCAGAGCAAAGAACTGGTCAAATTTGGGGTGCCATGCCTGCATTATTATACGATGGGAGATGTGAAGACTATTTCTGCAATATGTAAGGAGTTGGTTTAG
- a CDS encoding homocysteine S-methyltransferase family protein gives MNELLSKIAQERILILDGAMGTMIQRYNLEEEDYRGEHFKNHPYPLKGNNDLLSITRPDIIKAIHRQYFEAGADIVETNTFSGTTIAQADYHLEDAVYGINFQSAKIAREVADEMTAKEPDKPRFVAGAMGPTNRTCSISPDVNDPGYRAVTFDELVKAYYEQAKALIEGGVDILLIETIFDTLNAKAALFAVQTLFEDLDKEYPVMISGTITDASGRTLSGQTTEAFLISLSHVPLFSIGLNCALGARELRPYLQILSKEAPFLVSAYPNAGLPNEFGAYDETPDIMGQQIREFLELGLINILGGCCGTTPDHIKRIAEIASEYKPRLVNSLQEIEN, from the coding sequence ATGAATGAATTACTATCTAAAATCGCGCAGGAACGCATCCTTATCCTGGATGGCGCCATGGGCACCATGATACAGCGCTACAACCTGGAAGAAGAAGACTATAGGGGCGAGCACTTTAAAAATCACCCCTACCCGCTGAAAGGCAATAACGATTTACTATCCATCACACGGCCGGACATCATCAAGGCCATTCATCGCCAGTATTTTGAAGCCGGCGCCGATATCGTGGAAACCAATACCTTCAGCGGCACCACCATTGCACAGGCTGACTATCACCTGGAAGATGCGGTATATGGTATCAATTTCCAGAGCGCTAAAATTGCCCGGGAAGTGGCTGATGAGATGACCGCCAAAGAGCCGGACAAACCACGTTTCGTGGCAGGTGCCATGGGGCCAACCAACCGGACCTGTTCCATCTCGCCGGATGTGAACGACCCGGGATATCGCGCCGTGACATTTGATGAACTGGTAAAGGCCTATTACGAACAGGCAAAAGCGTTAATCGAAGGTGGAGTAGATATTTTATTGATTGAAACCATCTTTGACACGTTAAATGCAAAAGCGGCGCTATTTGCCGTTCAGACACTCTTCGAAGACCTGGACAAAGAATATCCCGTCATGATTTCGGGTACCATCACCGACGCCAGCGGAAGAACCCTGAGCGGACAAACGACGGAAGCCTTTTTAATTTCCCTGTCACATGTACCCTTGTTTTCCATTGGATTAAATTGTGCATTAGGTGCCAGGGAACTGCGGCCATATCTGCAGATATTATCCAAAGAAGCCCCATTCCTGGTGAGCGCCTATCCGAATGCCGGGCTGCCGAATGAATTCGGTGCGTATGATGAAACACCGGATATCATGGGACAGCAAATCCGCGAATTCCTGGAACTGGGACTCATCAATATCTTAGGCGGATGCTGCGGCACCACACCGGATCATATCAAACGTATTGCAGAGATAGCAAGTGAATATAAACCGAGATTAGTAAATAGTTTACAAGAGATAGAAAATTAA